Below is a genomic region from Staphylococcus carnosus.
ATTCAGGTTCTGTATGTGGAATTGCAACATTAGGATATGCTTTGCTGATGTTAGCTAAGCTGATTGCTGTTGGGTAATTTTTTTCACGTTCTAGTACGTGTTCTAAAAAGTTTTCCTTTACAACTCCTGATTTGATTAATGCTTCTGATACTTCTGCAAAAACTTCTTCTTTACTAGTGGCATTCGATACGAATACGCTCTCTTTAGAAAATAAATGGCTCATAGGATGCTCCTTCTTCGATGTATATTAGTTATCATTTTTCTTTTCAATTAAAGTATAGAATTTTGAATAGATGTACGTCAACTTATTAATTGAAAGAACGCATAATTAAATTTTGAAATGACAGTATTTTGTCATAATTAAAACGCTGTCACTATAGCAACAGCGTCCAACTTTTATGCTTCAACTTCGTTCAAGGCAATACGGATATGTTCTAAATGATGATCTCCATGCCAAGCCATTTTAGAAATAAGATCAGCTAACTTTTGAACGCCCCCGTCAGCATGGTACATTGTCCGATTATATGCTTCTACCGGTAATGAAGACAATAAAGTGGCCCAGCGTTTATGAATGCCATTGATAAGATCCAAAGAATATTCTAAAGGAACTTCGTTATCAGGCAATTTAACCCATTCGTTTTCTTCGAATGAACATACATTGGGCTGATTCTCAGTCAAAATTAATTTTGTACGAATAAATCCATGCATATGTGCATCAGCAATATGATGTACTAAGGTTTGAACATCCCAACTTCCTTCTCTGTATGTTGCATGACGTGCAGTCTGTGAAAGATTGCTCGTTAATGTAGTTAATTCTTCAGGTAATTTTTCGATCGCATGAATCCACCCCTCAATATCAGCACGATTGAAAGTTTCTGGCTGTACATATTTTCCTATTGGAAACTGATTCTTCAACATATTATCCCCTCTATTCATTTAGTTAAAATTAGTATATCACTTTTAGTTTGTATAACGAATAATACTCTCAAAAAGAGCAAAATATTACGATTTAATGAAAACCTTTTCGAAAAATATTTTGAATTAGTATGTTTTTTATTGTCAAAACGTTTTCAGTATGACATACTTTAAAATAATTAGTATGACACATTAAAAAGAAATATATGAGGTGATCTACAAATGACAAAATACATTTATGCATTTTCAGAAGGTAGTCAAGCTATGAAAGATCTTCTAGGAGGAAAGGGAGCCAACCTTGCAGAAATGAAACGACTTGGTTTACCTGTTCCAGATGGTTTTACAATTACAACAGAAGCTTGTATTGAATACCTGAAACATGGTTCAACACTGTCAAATGAATTAAAAGAAGAATTACATAATCAATTGGCAGCATTCTCAGAACGAACTGGCAAAGCATTTTCATCAAATGAAAATTTATTACTCGTATCTGTCCGCAGTGGAGCAAAAATTTCTATGCCTGGTATGATGGATACAATTTTAAACTTAGGTTTAAATGATGAAAACGTTGAAAAGCTAGCAGATAAAACAGGAGATGCACGTTTTGCTTATGATTGTTATAGACGTTTGCTGCAAATGTTCGGACAAGTTGTATATGGTATTCCGATGAATGCGTTTGATCAATATTTTGATAAATATAAAGAAGAACATGGATACGAAGTAGATGCAGATATTCCAGCCGAAGTTTTAAAAGAAATCAGCGACCGCTTCAAAGAAATCTATGTTGAAGAAGTCTACAAACCTTTCCCGCAAGAACCTTTAAAACAGTTAACAGAAGCAGTTGAAGCGGTATTCAAATCATGGGACAACGACCGCGCACGTGTATATCGTGACTTAAACGACATACCGCACGACATTGGTACTGCAGTCAATGTTCAAGAAATGGTCTTCGGCAACAGCGGTGACCGAAGCGGCACAGGCGTAGCATTCACACGTAATCCGGTTACAGGAGAAAACAAATTATTTGGTGAATATCTATTGAACGCACAAGGAGAAGACGTCGTAGCAGGTATTCGTACGCCAAAAGAAATCGCAACATTAGATTCACAAATGCCAGATGTCTACCAAGAATTTGTCGATGTGACTGAAAAATTAGAAACACACTATAAAGACATGCAAGACATCGAATTTACAATTGAAAATGCGAATCTTTACATCTTACAAACACGTAACGGTAAACGTACAGCAAAAGCTGCCATGAAAATTGCAGTGGATCTCGTAGATGAAGGTGTCATTACAAAAGACGAAGCGCTGACAAAGGTTGATGTGAAATCTATCGATACATTATTGCACCCGGCATTTGAAGAAAAAGCATTAGAAGCCGCAGAAGCAATTTCTGAAGCAGGCTTGCCAGCAAGTCCAGGTGCATCAACAGGAAAAGTTGTCTTTTCAGCTGAAGACGCTAAAACACAAGCTGAACAAGGGGAAAAAGTCATCTTAATGCGACCAGAAACATCACCAGAAGACATTGAAGGTATGGTAGCAAGTGAAGCGATTGTAACAACACATGGCGGTATGACATCACATGCAGCAGTTGTAGCACGCGGAATGGGCAAATGCTGTGTGACAGGGTGCTCAAATTTAAATATTGATACAGAAAACAAAGTTGTAAACTATCACGGTAAAGAAATTCATGAAGGCGATGTGATTTCAGTAGATGGTTCGACTGGAAATATCTACCTTGGTGAAATTGAAACGACAAGCGCTGAACATAGTGAAGAATTCGACCGCTTCATGCAATGGGCAGAAGAAGCTGCACGATTAGGTGTACGTATGAATGCTGAAACGCCAGCCGACATTCAAGCAGGCTATCAATTCGATGCATCAGGCATCGGCCTTGTTCGTACAGAGCACATGTTCTTCGGTGCTGAACGTTTGGTACAAATGCGTCGTTTCATCTTAGCATCTTCAAAAGAAGAACGTGTGGATGCATTAAATGAAATCCGCAAATACCAAACAGAAGACTTTGAAGAAATCTTCAGATTATCAAATGGCCGTCCAACAATTGTGCGTTTGCTTGATCCGCCATTGCATGAATTCCTTCCGAAATCAGAAGAAGAAATTCAAATCGTATCTAATCAATTAGATGTGCAGCCGGATGTATTGAAAAAACGCTTAAATGACTTGCATGAAGTAAACCCAATGCTTGGACACCGCGGTTGCCGTTTAGCAGTCACATATCCTGAACTTGCTGAAATGCAAGCTGAAGCGATTATCGGCAGTGTTATGCGTTTGCAAGCAGAAGGTATTGAAAGTAAACCGGAAATCATGATACCGCTCGTTTCAACTGTAGAAGAATTTAAAACATTAAAAGACACAATTCAGACAACAATTTCTGAATTAGAAGAAAGAGAAAACAAGACAGTCAACTATCTTATTGGTACAATGATAGAAACACCAAGAGCGTGCTTAATCGCAGGTCAATTAGCACAAGAATCTGAGTTCTTCAGCTTCGGTACAAACGATTTAACGCAATTGACTTATGGTTTCTCACGTGATGATGCGGGTAAATTCATTAGTGAATATATTAATAGAGACTTGTTAACAATTGATCCATTCCAAACATTGGATGTTGATGGCGTAGGACAATTGATTAAGACAGCAGTTGAACAAGCAAAAGCCAGCAACCCTCAAATTAAAATTGGAGTTTGCGGTGAACTTGGCGGCGATCCAAAATCAATTCACTTCTTTAATGATTTAGCAATTGATTATGTATCTTGCTCACCTTTCCGAGTGCCAGGCGCGATTTTAGCTGCTGCACAAAGTCAGGTAGAAAGCGAGAGATTGGTCGGTGCAAACAAATAACGAAAATTTAACTCTGTATATCGTATCAGATTCTATCGGAGAAACTGCAATGCGGATGGCACATGCTACGTTGACGCAGTTTCCTGATTTAGAAGAACAAGCAGAAATTAAAAAATTTCCATTTATTAAAAGCGAAGAAGAATTTTTAACAATTCTTAATTTAGCAAAACAACGTAATGCGGTCGTCGTAACGACATTAGTCAGTCCGAAATTCAACCAAATTGGACAAACTTTTGCGCAAGAAGAAAACATACCTTATGTGGATTATATGTCTGGTTTATTGAGTATTATCGAAGAACGTACACATCAATCACCATTACGTGAAAGTGGTGCGCTCAGAAAATTAGATCAGCATTATTTCCAACGCATTGAAGCCATGGAGTTTTCAGTGAAATATGATGACGGTAAAGTATATGATGGTATGGAAGATGCTGATGCAGTGATTGTAGGGGTATCACGTACTTCTAAAACACCACTCAGCATGTATCTTGCCAATAAAGGATATAAAATAGCGAACATCCCATTAGTACCTGAAGCACCTATTCCTGAGGATGTATTCAATAAAAAGATGCTGGTATTCGGGTTAACTGCAAGTCCGAACTACATTATGAATATTCGTACAGAACGTATTCGTGTATTAGGCATGAAAGGTTCAGCAAACTATAACAGCTTGCAGCGTATTAAAGAAGAACTCAGCTATGCTGAAGAAGTCTTTTCGAAATTTAATGCGACGGTTATCAATACAGAATATAAATCCATCGAAGAATCTGCATTCTATATTGAAAAATATTTAAATAAAAAATAAGCAGAAAGTTTATCACTTTACTTTATCGATTTCGATATCGTTAAGATTTACACATATATAAAATTAACTTCTCACATAAAAATATATACATCAGACTGTGTTTGAGCGCTCACACTCAAGCACAGTCTTTTAATTTGTCTCATCTCAGGGAATAGATAAGTATTAAAAATAAGAAGGAGATGTTGATATGGTTGAAAATCAACAAATTGTTTTAGCGCAATTTCCAGAAGGAATGCCGACTAAAGATGATTTTCGATATGAAGATATTAAAATACAACAACCTGCAGATGATGAAGTTGTGGTCCGAACGATTTATATCTCTATGGATCCTTATTTAAGAAATGGTATGCGCAAAAATGATCCGTATATTACTTCTTTTAAATTAGATGAACCTATTGTAGGACGAATGATCAGTAAAGTGACAGAATCCAGACATCCTGATTTTAAAAAGGGCGACTTTGTATTAGGTGCGATGCCATGGTGTTTATATAATACAGTTGATGGTGAAGAATTACAGAAAATAGAAGACCCCGCGGGACCTTTATATCTTTATTTGAGTACATTAGGGTCACCAGGCCAAACAGCTTATCATGGTTTGTTATGTATTGGTAAGCCGAAAGAAGGGGAAACAGTAGTGATTTCTGCAGCTTCAGGAGCTGTAGGTTCTATTGCTGGACAAATTGCGAAGATTAAAGGTGCCAAAGTAGTTGGTATTGTAGGCGGAGAAGAAAAGAACCGTTATTTAATCGATGAACTAGGATTTGATGAAGCTGTGGATTATAAGCGTGAGGATTATGCAGAAAAATTAGCTGAAGCAGTACCCGACGGAGTAGATGTCTATTATGAAAATGTCGGAGGAACTGTAGCAAATGAGGTATTTAAACACTTAAATACATTTGCGCGAATTCCAGTATGCGGTGCGATTTCGACGTATAATGCTGACGAACCTGAATATGAACCAGCGATTCAACCTATCTTGATTAAACATCAAGCCTTGATGCAAGGATTCATTGTGCGACAGTTTAAAGATGATTTCCTACGTGCAGCTAAAGTGTTGGCACAATGGGTTAAAGAAGGGAAAATTAAATCCAAGACATCTATTGCTGAAGGTTTTGATCAAGTTCCAGAAGCATTTGAAAACTTATTTACAGGCCAAAACTTCGGCAAACAGGTTGTAAAAGTTGCTGATGAATAATGAGTAAGAAGAAGCGGATGGGTATTGACTCATTCGTTTTTTCTATACATACAAATTGCGCAGTCTTCTTGAAACCTCTATACTTAATTCAAATATCTCTAATTTGAAAAGAAAAGACAAAGGGGAATGAAGGATGGATAAACAAGATCAACCCAGTAAAAAAACGACACTTATCCTGATGATTGCAGCAATTGTTCTCGGGGTTTTAGGTATTGCTAAATATATGATAGATGCGAATCACCAAAGTAATCATGACACGACTAATCAATCTATTGGGACACCGACTTTACTTATGCATGGTTATGGAGGAAGTGTAAAGTCAGAACAGTACTTTGCGCACCGATTTGAAAAAGAAGGTATAACAAAAAAGCCGATTATTGCTGATGTTACATCGAATGGTCATGTCACTTTAAAAGGAAAGATACCTAAAAACGAAAAGCATCCTGTGGTGTTAATTAATTTAAGAGACAATGAAAATGGAGATTATAAGCAAAATGCATTATGGATTAAGAATGTTTTAAATGCATTGCAGCAGAAGTATCAATTTGATCAATTCAATATGGTGACACATTCTATGAGCAATTTGTCGTTTTCATATTATATGCTGCAATACAGCAACAATCCGGACTTGCCGACACTGCATAAAGAAGTGAATATTGCAGGTACTTTCAATGGTATTATCGGAATTAACGATGAACCAGGGAAAGTTGAGTTGAATGAAGATGGCAAACCGAACAGAATGACTGATGAGTATGTTGATTTGTTAAATCTGAGAAAAAATAAAACATATCCTAAAGTAGAAGTATTAAATATCTATGGCAATGTGGAAGATGGTACGAATAGTGATGAGCGCGTAACGAATGCATCTTCAAAATCGTTAAGATATCTGTTAGAAGGCAATACTAAGAGTTATAAAGAAGTGATGATTAAAGGAAAAGGTGGTCAACATAGCCAATTGCATGAAAATCCTAAAGTTGCGCAACAATTGATTGATTTCTTGTGGAAGTAAAAGAATAAGATTAGTTCTTTTATAAAACGGCAATATAAATAGTATGTTAAATATGAACAAGGAGATGTAATAATGGTACAAAATCAACAAATCGTACTCGCAAAATATCCTGATGGTATGCCGAAAGATGATGATTTTCGTTATGAAGAGGTTGAGGTACAAGAGCCAAAAGAGGGTGAAGTGCTTGTAGAAATGGCATATATTTCTGTGGATCCTTATATGAGAAATCGTATGAAACCTTCCACAAATTCTTATATTGACGGATTCCAACTTGATGAACCGATTGTAGGTTTGAGTGTTGGACAGGTCAAAAAATCTAATGCCAATGATTTTAACGAAGGTGATATTGTAACAGGGATGATGCCTTGGGCGACGTTGCCGACAGTTGATGTGAAAAATATTCGAAAAGTACCTGAATTAGATGTACCAGCGTATTTATTTTTAGGTGTCTTAGGTATGACAGGCCAAACAGCATATAACGGTTTGCTTGAAATCGGTAAACCTAAAGAAGGTGAAACGGTTGTTGTGTCAGCAGCTTCTGGTGCTGTGGGGGCAGTTGTAGGACAAATTGCGAAAATTAAAGGTGCCAAAGTGGTCGGTATTGCTGGCGGTGAAGAAAAGAATCGTTATTTAGTTGAAGAGTTAGGATTTGATCATGCGGTTGATTATAAACGTGATGATTATGCTGAAAAATTAGCTGAAGCAGTTCCAGATGGTGTAGATGTTTATTTCGAAAATGTTGGAGGAACTGTAGCAAATGAGGTATTTAAACACTTAAATACGTTTGCACGTATTCCAGTATGTGGAACGATTTCCAAATATAATGATAAAGAAGTATCTTATGAACCAGCAATTCAACCGATTTTAATCAAAAATCAAGCTTTAATGCAAGGCTTCTTGGTTTTCCAATTCGAGAAAAACTTTGATAACGCCGGAAGACAACTTGCACAGTGGGTTCAAGAAGGTAAAATTAAAACAAAAACATCTGTAGCAGATGGATTTGATCAAGTTCCCCATGCATTCAGAAATTTATTCACAGGTGAAAACTTCGGTAAGCAAGTTATTAAAGTTTCAAATATTCTAGATTAATGAGGTGGTAGTGTGAAAGCAATCGGTGCAGATAAACCATTTGCCTTGTCAGAAGGAAATTTATTTTACGAATTTGAAAAAGACCAGCCTATTCCCAAAAATAACGAATTATTGATTAAAGTGAATGCGATTAGTGTGAACCCAGTGGATACTAAAATTCGTCAGACGCCTATTCAAAATCCGCCGCGTATTTTAGGCTTTGATGCAGTTGGTGAAGTAGTAGCGGCAGGACCTGACACGGAATTATTCACAGTAGGCGATGAGGTGTTTTATTCAGGTTCACCTAATTATGATGGTTCAAATGAGCAGTATCAAATTATGGATGAACGTTATGTAGCACGTAAACCGGATAATTTAACGAATAATGAAGCGGTAAGTTTACCATTAACAGGTTTAACGGCTTATGAAACATTATTTGATGTGTTCGGTATTTCATCTAATCCTGATAATAATAGAGATAAAACATTATTGATTATTAATGGTGCTGGCGGTGTCGGCAGTATTGCGACACAAGTTGCTAAAGAATACGGCTTGCGTGTCATTACTACTGCAGGACGTAACGAGTCAAAAGAATGGTCAGAGATTATGGGTGCTGATTTGGTTCTGGATTATAAAGAG
It encodes:
- the ppdK gene encoding pyruvate, phosphate dikinase is translated as MTKYIYAFSEGSQAMKDLLGGKGANLAEMKRLGLPVPDGFTITTEACIEYLKHGSTLSNELKEELHNQLAAFSERTGKAFSSNENLLLVSVRSGAKISMPGMMDTILNLGLNDENVEKLADKTGDARFAYDCYRRLLQMFGQVVYGIPMNAFDQYFDKYKEEHGYEVDADIPAEVLKEISDRFKEIYVEEVYKPFPQEPLKQLTEAVEAVFKSWDNDRARVYRDLNDIPHDIGTAVNVQEMVFGNSGDRSGTGVAFTRNPVTGENKLFGEYLLNAQGEDVVAGIRTPKEIATLDSQMPDVYQEFVDVTEKLETHYKDMQDIEFTIENANLYILQTRNGKRTAKAAMKIAVDLVDEGVITKDEALTKVDVKSIDTLLHPAFEEKALEAAEAISEAGLPASPGASTGKVVFSAEDAKTQAEQGEKVILMRPETSPEDIEGMVASEAIVTTHGGMTSHAAVVARGMGKCCVTGCSNLNIDTENKVVNYHGKEIHEGDVISVDGSTGNIYLGEIETTSAEHSEEFDRFMQWAEEAARLGVRMNAETPADIQAGYQFDASGIGLVRTEHMFFGAERLVQMRRFILASSKEERVDALNEIRKYQTEDFEEIFRLSNGRPTIVRLLDPPLHEFLPKSEEEIQIVSNQLDVQPDVLKKRLNDLHEVNPMLGHRGCRLAVTYPELAEMQAEAIIGSVMRLQAEGIESKPEIMIPLVSTVEEFKTLKDTIQTTISELEERENKTVNYLIGTMIETPRACLIAGQLAQESEFFSFGTNDLTQLTYGFSRDDAGKFISEYINRDLLTIDPFQTLDVDGVGQLIKTAVEQAKASNPQIKIGVCGELGGDPKSIHFFNDLAIDYVSCSPFRVPGAILAAAQSQVESERLVGANK
- a CDS encoding YfiT family bacillithiol transferase — encoded protein: MLKNQFPIGKYVQPETFNRADIEGWIHAIEKLPEELTTLTSNLSQTARHATYREGSWDVQTLVHHIADAHMHGFIRTKLILTENQPNVCSFEENEWVKLPDNEVPLEYSLDLINGIHKRWATLLSSLPVEAYNRTMYHADGGVQKLADLISKMAWHGDHHLEHIRIALNEVEA
- a CDS encoding zinc-binding alcohol dehydrogenase family protein; translated protein: MKAIGADKPFALSEGNLFYEFEKDQPIPKNNELLIKVNAISVNPVDTKIRQTPIQNPPRILGFDAVGEVVAAGPDTELFTVGDEVFYSGSPNYDGSNEQYQIMDERYVARKPDNLTNNEAVSLPLTGLTAYETLFDVFGISSNPDNNRDKTLLIINGAGGVGSIATQVAKEYGLRVITTAGRNESKEWSEIMGADLVLDYKEDMKAQLKQHNIDKIDYIFCTFNTDLYYEKMIDLVKPRGHIATIVAFEEKQDLNLLKDKSITFTHEFMYTRALYDDDVIKYHRYLNDISNKAVGGAYRPTVTKVIDGLTADTLYEAHEKLESHSMIGKLVINMEED
- a CDS encoding NADP-dependent oxidoreductase: MVENQQIVLAQFPEGMPTKDDFRYEDIKIQQPADDEVVVRTIYISMDPYLRNGMRKNDPYITSFKLDEPIVGRMISKVTESRHPDFKKGDFVLGAMPWCLYNTVDGEELQKIEDPAGPLYLYLSTLGSPGQTAYHGLLCIGKPKEGETVVISAASGAVGSIAGQIAKIKGAKVVGIVGGEEKNRYLIDELGFDEAVDYKREDYAEKLAEAVPDGVDVYYENVGGTVANEVFKHLNTFARIPVCGAISTYNADEPEYEPAIQPILIKHQALMQGFIVRQFKDDFLRAAKVLAQWVKEGKIKSKTSIAEGFDQVPEAFENLFTGQNFGKQVVKVADE
- a CDS encoding NADP-dependent oxidoreductase; protein product: MVQNQQIVLAKYPDGMPKDDDFRYEEVEVQEPKEGEVLVEMAYISVDPYMRNRMKPSTNSYIDGFQLDEPIVGLSVGQVKKSNANDFNEGDIVTGMMPWATLPTVDVKNIRKVPELDVPAYLFLGVLGMTGQTAYNGLLEIGKPKEGETVVVSAASGAVGAVVGQIAKIKGAKVVGIAGGEEKNRYLVEELGFDHAVDYKRDDYAEKLAEAVPDGVDVYFENVGGTVANEVFKHLNTFARIPVCGTISKYNDKEVSYEPAIQPILIKNQALMQGFLVFQFEKNFDNAGRQLAQWVQEGKIKTKTSVADGFDQVPHAFRNLFTGENFGKQVIKVSNILD
- a CDS encoding pyruvate, water dikinase regulatory protein codes for the protein MQTNNENLTLYIVSDSIGETAMRMAHATLTQFPDLEEQAEIKKFPFIKSEEEFLTILNLAKQRNAVVVTTLVSPKFNQIGQTFAQEENIPYVDYMSGLLSIIEERTHQSPLRESGALRKLDQHYFQRIEAMEFSVKYDDGKVYDGMEDADAVIVGVSRTSKTPLSMYLANKGYKIANIPLVPEAPIPEDVFNKKMLVFGLTASPNYIMNIRTERIRVLGMKGSANYNSLQRIKEELSYAEEVFSKFNATVINTEYKSIEESAFYIEKYLNKK
- a CDS encoding alpha/beta hydrolase, with the translated sequence MDKQDQPSKKTTLILMIAAIVLGVLGIAKYMIDANHQSNHDTTNQSIGTPTLLMHGYGGSVKSEQYFAHRFEKEGITKKPIIADVTSNGHVTLKGKIPKNEKHPVVLINLRDNENGDYKQNALWIKNVLNALQQKYQFDQFNMVTHSMSNLSFSYYMLQYSNNPDLPTLHKEVNIAGTFNGIIGINDEPGKVELNEDGKPNRMTDEYVDLLNLRKNKTYPKVEVLNIYGNVEDGTNSDERVTNASSKSLRYLLEGNTKSYKEVMIKGKGGQHSQLHENPKVAQQLIDFLWK